A stretch of Anolis sagrei isolate rAnoSag1 chromosome X, rAnoSag1.mat, whole genome shotgun sequence DNA encodes these proteins:
- the COMP gene encoding cartilage oligomeric matrix protein, with protein sequence MTAFPRLVLLLSLWRCAASQMPGGRGGDLSPQMLSEMRETNQVLREITELLKQQIKEITFLKNTVMECDACGMNTGATGHPISLAPLSRCYPNPCFPGVTCTDTPTGFRCGTCPQGYTGNGTHCTDINECTANPCFPRVQCINTAPGFRCERCPAGYTGPVHEGVGLAFARANKQVCNDINECESGTARACVPNSICINTRGSYKCGSCKAGFVGDQTSGCRSKAERRCPNGELSPCHEKAECFVERDGSLVCVCIVGWAGNGYICGPDTDIDGFPDEKLRCTDKKCRKDNCVTVPNSGQEDADRDGIGDACDDDADGDGITNTEDNCVFVRNTDQRNADQDNFGDACDNCRNIKNNDQKDSDGDGRGDLCDDDMDGDKVKNVLDNCVRISNPDQRDSDGDGVGDVCDSCPLISNPDQKDTDHDLVGDPCDTNQDRDGDGHQDSRDNCPTVPNSSQLDSDRDGIGDECDDDDDNDGIPDQRPPGPDNCRLVPNPGQQDSDRDGIGDACTNDFDKDLVVDQIDVCPENAEVTLTDFRAFQTVVLDPEGDAQIDPNWIVLNQGMEIVQTMNSDPGLAVGYTAFNGVDFEGTFHVNTATDDDYAGFIFGYQDSSSFYVVMWKQMEQTYWQANPFRAVAEPGIQLKAVKSKTGPGEYLRNSLWHTGDTPDQVKLLWKDPRNVGWKDKTSYRWFLQHRPQVGYIRARFYEGPELVADTGVVLDTTMRGGRLGVFCFSQENIIWSNLRYRCNDTIPEDYESYRNQRDY encoded by the exons GAGGAGACCTTTCACCCCAAATGCTGTCAGAGATGAGAGAGACGAACCAAGTGCTGCGGGAAATCACAGAGTTGCTGAAGCAGCAG ATAAAGGAGATCACCTTCTTGAAAAACACGGTCATGGAATGTGATGCTTGCG GGATGAACACGGGAGCGACGGGGCACCCCATCAGCCTGGCCCCACTGAGCCGCTGTTACCCCAACCCGTGCTTCCCCGGGGTCACTTGCACCGACACCCCCACCGGCTTCCGCTGCGGCACCTGCCCCCAAGGTTACACTGGCAATGGGACTCACTGCACTGACATCAATGAG TGTACAGCCAATCCCTGCTTCCCCAGGGTCCAGTGCATCAACACAGCCCCTGGTTTCCGGTGTGAACGATGCCCGGCCGGATATACGGGGCCAGTCCACGAAGGGGTGGGCTTAGCCTTCGCCAGGGCCAACAAACAG GTTTGCAATGACATCAATGAATGTGAATCCGGCACCGCCAGGGCTTGCGTCCCGAACTCCATCTGCATCAACACCCGG GGATCCTATAAGTGCGGTTCCTGCAAAGCCGGCTTCGTGGGCGACCAGACGAGCGGCTGCCGGAGCAAGGCTGAGCGGCGATGCCCCAACGGGGAGCTCAGCCCCTGCCACGAAAAGGCCGAGTGCTTCGTGGAGCGCGATGGGTCGCTGGTCTGCGTG tGCATTGTCGGTTGGGCAGGAAACGGCTACATCTGTGGACCGGACACCGACATTGACGGCTTTCCCGATGAAAAGCTCCGCTGCACCGACAAAAAGTGCCGCAAG GACAACTGTGTCACCGTTCCAAACTCTGGGCAAGAGGATGCAGACCGGGATGGGATCGGCGATGCTTGTGACGATGACGCCGATGGGGATGGGATCACCAACACCGAG GACAATTGTGTCTTTGTGCGCAACACCGATCAGCGCAACGCCGACCAGGACAACTTTGGGGATGCCTGTGACAACTGCCGCAACATCAAGAACAATGACCAGAAAGACAGCGACGGAGATGGGCGTGGGGACCTTTGTGACGATGACATGGATGGAGACA AGGTTAAAAATGTGTTGGACAACTGTGTGAGGATTTCCAACCCAGACCAGCGGGACAGCGACGGAGACGGCGTGGGAGATGTCTGCGACAGCTGCCCACTCATCAGCAACCCAGACCAG AAAGACACCGACCATGATCTTGTGGGCGACCCCTGTGACACCAACCAAGACCG ggatggagaTGGCCACCAGGACTCCCGGGACAATTGCCCCACGGTGCCCAACAGCTCCCAGCTTGATTCGGACCGGGATGGCATTGGTGatgaatgtgatgatgatgacgacaatgacGGCATCCCAGACCAGAGGCCACCGGGCCCCGACAATTGTCGCCTGGTCCCCAACCCTGGGCAGCAGGACTCCGACA GAGACGGCATCGGAGACGCCTGCACCAACGACTTCGACAAGGACCTCGTTGTTGATCAAATCGATGTCTGTCCTGAAAACGCGGAGGTGACACTGACGGATTTCCGGGCCTTCCAGACTGTCGTCTTGGATCCCGAAGGGGATGCCCAGATTGACCCAAACTGGATCGTCCTCAACCAG GGAATGGAAATTGTTCAGACCATGAACAGTGACCCAGGTTTGGCTGTCG GCTACACCGCATTCAACGGGGTGGATTTTGAGGGCACCTTCCACGTCAACACGGCCACCGACGACGATTATGCCGGGTTCATCTTTGGCTACCAGGACAGCTCCAGCTTCTACGTTGTCATGTGGAAACAAATGGAGCAAACCTATTGGCAGGCCAACCCCTTCCGAGCCGTCGCTGAGCCGGGTATTCAGCTAAAG GCGGTGAAATCCAAGACTGGGCCGGGCGAATACCTCCGCAACTCCCTCTGGCACACCGGAGACACCCCTGACCAGGTCAAGCTGCTGTGGAAAGACCCCCGGAACGTGGGCTGGAAGGACAAGACCTCATACCGCTGGTTCTTGCAGCACAGGCCCCAAGTGGGCTACATCCG GGCTCGCTTCTACGAAGGACCCGAACTGGTGGCTGACACGGGGGTCGTGCTGGACACTACAATGCGGGGTGGGCGCCTGGGCGTCTTCTGCTTCTCCCAGGAGAACATCATTTGGTCCAACCTGCGGTACCGCTGCAACG ACACTATTCCCGAAGACTACGAGTCGTACCGGAACCAGCGGGACTACTAA